Proteins encoded in a region of the Shewanella polaris genome:
- a CDS encoding M14 family metallopeptidase, which translates to MRRFLLTGLMASTLLINSTFAHATEPSPLIVATEQIALFENDSILPPIHPWSGASEALLLSAEQPWATPFEQQGYVSSPNYHDTMEWLDKLVDSSDVLQKISIGKSPQGRDIWMIIASQDGESTAQALSDNGKATVLVQAGIHSGEIDGKDAGMMLLRDISHSSKRELLENVNLLFIPIFSVDAHERSSQFNRVNQRGPVNMGWRTTANNLNLNRDYAKADALEMQHLIRAINIWQPDLYIDIHVTDGIDYQYDVTFGYNVAQGYSPSIFTWLESIYRPAVEHALTEQGHIPGQLVFANDNTDMTKGLSLWNPSPRFSNGYGDARHLPTILIENHSLKPYKQRVLGTYVMLEQTLKTVAKNSTKLKSAINEDKYRNPSKLTISWQSETLAEGRDFKGIDYHIEQSPISGGKVVRWTGEPRLYKNLPIVANTKADITVTRPVAYYIPPQWSDVIERLSLHGIRMTRLKKPRTITAQQYQFSDPLFSSADYEGHQTVTAATSIHRINTTLPAGTVRIQTDQPLGDLAMLLLEPQAEDSLFYWGMFNTIFTRTEYIENYAVEPLAAKMLLENPALQAEFDLALKDQAFANDSKARLRWFYQRSPYYDNEYMKYPVLRAAK; encoded by the coding sequence ATGCGCCGCTTTTTGCTCACAGGTTTAATGGCTAGTACGTTGCTCATCAATTCCACTTTCGCTCACGCAACTGAACCTTCGCCGCTCATCGTCGCAACAGAACAAATAGCACTATTTGAAAACGACAGCATATTGCCTCCAATTCATCCCTGGTCTGGCGCAAGTGAAGCATTACTGTTAAGTGCGGAGCAGCCTTGGGCAACCCCATTTGAGCAACAAGGCTATGTTTCAAGCCCAAACTATCACGACACCATGGAATGGTTAGACAAACTTGTCGACAGCAGCGACGTGTTACAAAAAATCAGTATTGGTAAAAGTCCCCAAGGACGCGATATATGGATGATTATTGCATCACAAGACGGAGAATCTACGGCACAAGCATTGAGTGATAATGGTAAGGCGACAGTACTTGTGCAAGCGGGTATTCATTCTGGTGAAATAGACGGCAAAGATGCAGGCATGATGCTGCTGCGTGACATCAGTCATAGCAGCAAACGCGAATTACTTGAAAATGTTAACTTACTGTTTATCCCTATTTTCAGTGTCGACGCCCACGAACGCAGCAGCCAATTTAACCGAGTCAATCAGCGAGGACCGGTCAATATGGGGTGGCGCACCACGGCCAACAACCTTAATTTAAACCGTGACTATGCTAAGGCAGATGCATTAGAAATGCAGCACCTTATCCGTGCGATTAATATTTGGCAGCCAGATTTATACATTGATATCCATGTAACCGACGGTATTGACTACCAATATGACGTGACCTTTGGCTACAACGTTGCACAAGGCTATAGCCCAAGTATTTTTACATGGTTAGAGTCTATTTACCGTCCCGCGGTTGAACATGCATTAACCGAGCAAGGCCATATTCCGGGTCAGTTGGTATTTGCTAACGATAATACCGATATGACCAAAGGCTTGTCTCTTTGGAACCCTAGCCCACGGTTTTCCAATGGCTACGGCGATGCTCGTCATTTACCGACTATTTTAATTGAAAACCACAGCCTTAAACCCTATAAACAACGAGTACTTGGCACTTATGTGATGCTTGAACAAACCCTTAAAACGGTGGCAAAAAATAGCACTAAGCTAAAGTCTGCGATTAATGAAGACAAATACCGTAACCCAAGTAAGTTAACTATTAGCTGGCAAAGTGAAACCTTAGCAGAAGGTAGAGACTTTAAAGGTATTGATTACCATATTGAGCAAAGCCCAATTAGTGGTGGCAAAGTAGTCCGCTGGACAGGTGAACCTAGGTTATATAAAAACTTACCCATTGTGGCTAACACAAAAGCAGATATCACGGTCACACGACCTGTAGCCTATTATATTCCACCACAATGGTCTGACGTTATTGAACGCTTATCTTTACATGGTATTAGAATGACGCGACTGAAAAAGCCAAGGACGATAACTGCGCAGCAATATCAATTCAGTGACCCATTATTCTCAAGTGCAGATTATGAAGGTCATCAAACCGTAACAGCGGCAACCTCCATCCATAGAATAAACACCACACTTCCAGCAGGTACTGTACGTATTCAAACCGACCAGCCTCTGGGGGATTTAGCCATGCTGTTGCTTGAACCTCAAGCAGAGGACTCTTTATTTTACTGGGGAATGTTCAATACTATTTTTACCCGCACAGAATATATTGAGAACTACGCAGTAGAACCTTTAGCAGCAAAAATGTTACTCGAAAATCCAGCCCTACAAGCTGAATTTGATCTAGCGTTGAAGGATCAGGCTTTTGCAAATGATAGCAAAGCACGACTACGTTGGTTTTATCAACGCAGTCCATATTACGATAACGAATACATGAAGTATCCGGTATTACGCGCAGCGAAATAA
- a CDS encoding amino acid ABC transporter substrate-binding protein — protein sequence MVKSLISVVLIISCSIFPLAAQQVRIQPAQSLENASYQYYYDLLQLLLTQTADDYGEANIVVIDSPMSQLRGFSMLKADILDVFWAGTSIEREQEFHAIRIPLVGGLLGSRVPVISRDRLAEFEMINTAKQLQQLVACQGSQWPDSDILQYNGYRTERVITFQLIYSMLKQQRCDYFPRGLYEAYAEVSSRGNESLMVYDKLILRYPLPMYFFVSNNNPRLAQRITQGLERLIATNKLHEFIQQHDITRQMFPLSRYRNSRIFDLTNPQLPPQTPLQRQELWIDLPQHSTSADAVE from the coding sequence ATGGTTAAGTCGTTAATTTCTGTTGTGCTAATTATTTCTTGCTCTATATTCCCTTTGGCAGCGCAGCAAGTACGCATTCAACCAGCTCAATCCTTAGAAAATGCAAGTTACCAATATTACTACGATTTATTACAGTTGTTATTAACCCAAACCGCTGACGATTATGGTGAGGCTAATATAGTTGTAATTGATTCACCTATGTCACAGTTACGTGGTTTTAGTATGTTAAAAGCTGACATATTAGATGTATTTTGGGCAGGGACTTCCATTGAGCGAGAGCAAGAGTTTCACGCAATTCGTATCCCATTAGTAGGCGGCTTATTAGGCTCGAGAGTACCGGTTATTTCTCGTGACCGATTAGCTGAATTTGAAATGATAAATACCGCTAAGCAGTTGCAACAATTGGTTGCTTGCCAAGGATCGCAATGGCCTGATTCGGATATTTTACAATATAACGGTTATCGGACTGAGCGGGTCATTACTTTCCAATTGATTTATAGTATGTTGAAGCAACAACGTTGTGACTATTTTCCTCGTGGTTTATATGAAGCCTATGCGGAGGTAAGCAGCAGAGGTAATGAGAGTTTGATGGTGTACGATAAATTAATTTTGCGTTACCCACTACCAATGTATTTTTTTGTCAGTAATAACAACCCTCGTTTAGCGCAACGTATAACTCAAGGTTTAGAGAGGCTAATTGCTACAAACAAGTTGCATGAGTTTATTCAGCAACATGACATAACTCGCCAGATGTTCCCATTGAGTCGATATCGTAATAGTCGTATCTTTGATTTAACCAATCCACAGTTACCGCCGCAAACACCGTTGCAACGTCAAGAATTATGGATAGATTTACCGCAACACTCTACAAGCGCTGATGCTGTAGAGTGA
- a CDS encoding GIY-YIG nuclease family protein — translation MSQKNTCSAWYLYIIRCANSHLYTGITTDISRRFAEHQAGGAKSAKYLKGKGPLTLVYTEQLTDRSAALKREIVIKKHSRQQKLLLIEQYQLNCYSER, via the coding sequence ATGTCGCAAAAAAACACATGTTCCGCTTGGTATTTGTACATTATTCGCTGCGCTAATTCACATTTATACACTGGTATCACTACGGATATTTCTCGCCGTTTTGCTGAGCATCAAGCTGGTGGTGCCAAATCGGCTAAATATTTAAAAGGTAAAGGTCCACTCACCTTGGTTTATACAGAACAATTAACTGATAGAAGTGCGGCGTTAAAGCGCGAAATAGTTATAAAGAAACATTCTCGTCAGCAAAAGTTATTGTTAATCGAACAATATCAATTAAATTGTTATTCGGAACGATAA
- the glp gene encoding gephyrin-like molybdotransferase Glp, protein MSNTQDHCAQPALLHPDQAIEQLLAQVEATQDTDIVALTQAIDRVLAEDLASSIDLPPFDNSSMDGYAFRFADLATSQDKTTFNLVGSSFAGHTFNGQAVPNSCIRIMTGAPLPSGFDTVQMQEKAQVIDENHISIEHPHRLGANVRKRGEELLAGTKVLHSGIIIRAAEMGVLATIGISQVKVTRKLKVAFFSTGDELRPVGSELALGQIYDSNRYSIQGLLSKSHVEWIDLGVIADDKEAIRGAFREAADQADMVLTSGGVSVGDADYTKQILSEEGQITFWKLAIKPGKPFAFGKIGNAIFCGLPGNPVSSMVTFYKLVLPILNKMQGLKPVTPLSCQARLLSDIHKYPGRVEYQRGILSRNEAGELEVAITGSQGSGMLTSMSLANCFVILDQAQGNTPKGTQVTVEPFNNVLC, encoded by the coding sequence ATGTCCAATACTCAAGACCATTGCGCTCAACCAGCATTGCTTCATCCCGATCAAGCGATCGAGCAACTGTTAGCTCAAGTTGAAGCAACCCAAGATACCGATATAGTAGCATTAACCCAAGCTATCGATAGAGTACTCGCAGAAGATCTCGCATCGAGTATTGATTTACCCCCATTTGATAACTCATCAATGGACGGTTACGCATTCCGTTTTGCTGATTTAGCGACTTCACAGGATAAAACAACCTTCAACTTAGTGGGTAGCTCTTTTGCGGGGCACACTTTTAATGGCCAAGCGGTACCCAATAGTTGTATTCGTATTATGACGGGTGCCCCATTGCCTAGTGGTTTTGACACTGTGCAAATGCAAGAAAAAGCCCAAGTAATAGATGAAAACCACATTAGCATTGAACACCCACATCGGTTAGGTGCAAATGTACGCAAGCGTGGTGAAGAACTCCTTGCTGGCACCAAAGTATTGCATAGTGGCATCATTATTCGCGCAGCGGAAATGGGCGTACTCGCCACCATCGGCATCAGCCAAGTGAAAGTGACACGTAAATTGAAAGTGGCTTTCTTTTCCACTGGTGATGAATTACGCCCAGTAGGAAGTGAACTGGCTTTAGGGCAGATTTATGATTCAAATCGTTATTCAATTCAAGGGTTACTCAGTAAAAGCCACGTTGAATGGATTGATTTAGGTGTCATAGCAGACGATAAGGAAGCCATTCGCGGCGCGTTTAGAGAAGCTGCGGATCAAGCTGATATGGTGCTAACATCTGGCGGAGTATCGGTTGGTGATGCTGATTACACCAAACAGATTTTATCTGAAGAAGGCCAGATTACCTTTTGGAAACTTGCAATTAAACCAGGTAAACCTTTCGCCTTTGGCAAAATAGGGAATGCTATTTTTTGCGGCCTACCAGGAAATCCAGTCTCTTCGATGGTGACATTTTATAAGCTGGTGTTACCTATTTTAAATAAAATGCAGGGACTCAAACCTGTCACACCATTAAGTTGCCAAGCAAGGTTACTGAGCGACATACACAAATATCCTGGTAGAGTCGAATATCAACGCGGCATACTCAGTCGTAATGAGGCCGGCGAACTTGAAGTTGCCATTACAGGCAGCCAAGGTTCAGGCATGCTCACATCAATGAGTTTAGCGAATTGCTTTGTGATATTAGACCAAGCCCAAGGCAACACCCCCAAGGGCACTCAAGTCACCGTAGAGCCATTTAACAACGTATTGTGTTAG
- the moeB gene encoding molybdopterin-synthase adenylyltransferase MoeB: MDSLDQEILTDNEMLRYSRQISIKAIDIDGQEKLKLAKVLIIGAGGLGCAASQYLTVAGVGEITLVDFDTVELSNLQRQVLHYDVNIGHPKVESAKQSLIQLNPLVTINTINALLDDDEINELVSQHSLILDCTDNMIVREQLNKSCFEHKVPLVSAAAIRMEGTVTVFDYLQDSPCYQCFSALFGEQQLTCVEAGILAPVVGMIGCIQATEAIKVITGIGQALTGKLLMIDAMTMEFRQMYLPKQPHCKICSVNP; encoded by the coding sequence ATGGACTCACTCGATCAAGAGATACTCACTGACAATGAAATGCTGCGTTATAGCCGTCAGATCTCCATTAAAGCTATCGATATTGATGGCCAAGAAAAGCTTAAACTTGCCAAAGTATTAATTATCGGTGCTGGCGGGTTAGGCTGTGCAGCAAGCCAATACCTTACTGTTGCGGGAGTGGGTGAAATTACCTTAGTTGATTTTGATACTGTAGAACTGTCTAATTTACAGCGTCAAGTATTGCACTATGATGTCAATATTGGCCATCCAAAAGTAGAATCAGCTAAACAGTCGCTTATACAGCTTAATCCCTTAGTCACCATCAATACCATTAACGCTCTGTTAGATGATGATGAGATTAATGAGCTGGTGAGCCAACATAGTTTAATTCTTGATTGCACAGATAACATGATAGTGCGAGAACAACTTAACAAGAGTTGTTTTGAACACAAAGTGCCCTTAGTGTCGGCAGCGGCAATTCGAATGGAAGGCACTGTAACAGTATTTGACTACTTACAAGACAGCCCTTGCTATCAATGTTTTAGTGCTTTATTTGGTGAGCAACAATTAACGTGTGTCGAAGCGGGTATTCTTGCACCAGTGGTCGGCATGATTGGTTGTATTCAGGCTACTGAAGCAATAAAAGTCATCACTGGTATTGGTCAAGCTTTAACGGGTAAATTGTTAATGATTGATGCGATGACAATGGAGTTTAGGCAAATGTATTTACCTAAACAACCTCACTGCAAAATTTGCAGTGTTAATCCGTAG
- a CDS encoding DUF2986 domain-containing protein: MNRKKKINQTLKAKAKKANAKLHAANKSPYIAKAEREKLAQAALVVAPTAD; the protein is encoded by the coding sequence ATGAATCGCAAAAAGAAAATTAACCAAACCCTTAAAGCAAAAGCAAAAAAAGCCAACGCTAAGCTCCATGCTGCCAATAAATCACCTTATATTGCTAAAGCGGAACGAGAAAAGCTTGCTCAAGCGGCTTTGGTTGTTGCGCCAACAGCTGATTGA
- a CDS encoding YqaE/Pmp3 family membrane protein codes for MDSNKLLLVILAILLPPVAVLLKKGMGKDLLINILLCIFFFIPGLIHALWVVLQE; via the coding sequence ATGGATTCTAATAAATTATTACTAGTGATTCTTGCAATTTTACTTCCACCAGTGGCAGTGTTGCTCAAAAAAGGTATGGGTAAAGACTTATTAATTAACATCCTATTATGTATTTTCTTTTTTATACCAGGGCTTATCCATGCTTTGTGGGTAGTATTACAAGAATAA
- a CDS encoding TIGR01621 family pseudouridine synthase, producing the protein MYQVISDQPDFIIISKSAYVHFHSQDGSAGVIAQAEADLGYKLYPVHRLDTPTSGLLIVAKSSQAANVFTKMFTEHKVQKYYLAIACGKPKKKQGWIIGDMAKSRRSMYKLLRTTENPAVTLFFSHTISQGMRMYLLKPLSGKTHQLRVALASIGVPILGDQLYGGELSDRCYLHAYSLHFTYLEQDYIFQTPSLFGRQFMLPECQQLLVNQWQLPDDLPWPSKR; encoded by the coding sequence ATGTATCAAGTGATCAGCGATCAACCCGATTTTATTATCATTAGCAAGTCAGCTTATGTTCATTTTCATAGTCAAGATGGCAGTGCGGGCGTGATAGCGCAAGCTGAAGCTGATTTAGGTTATAAGCTTTACCCGGTCCATCGGCTTGATACCCCTACATCTGGTTTGTTGATTGTGGCAAAATCTTCTCAAGCAGCAAATGTGTTTACCAAAATGTTTACTGAGCATAAAGTACAAAAATATTATTTGGCGATTGCTTGCGGTAAACCTAAAAAGAAACAGGGCTGGATTATTGGCGACATGGCTAAGTCGCGTCGCAGTATGTATAAATTATTGCGAACCACTGAAAACCCAGCAGTAACTCTGTTTTTTAGTCACACTATCAGCCAAGGTATGCGGATGTATTTACTTAAACCGCTCAGTGGCAAAACTCATCAACTCAGAGTGGCTTTGGCCAGTATCGGCGTGCCTATTTTAGGCGATCAACTTTATGGCGGTGAGTTGAGTGATAGGTGTTATTTACATGCTTACAGTTTGCATTTTACTTACTTAGAACAAGACTATATTTTCCAGACTCCGTCGTTATTTGGACGCCAGTTTATGTTGCCAGAATGCCAACAATTGCTCGTTAATCAATGGCAATTACCCGATGATTTACCATGGCCTAGTAAACGCTAA
- a CDS encoding sensor histidine kinase, whose product MLVLSLYRQLVIEQQNQVDKHLAAEMQRYQQLALTVNRRSFAAQIRAADPKTALIAWRNSVDMVGALTFLPENMPQLPETKDFPIFTGGPDKLHILTGGLVITRYGPVLIATRTDQLATLIEKFINAAFWAVAFTLGLTLALGYIFSKAILRRLVEYNRLSEQIEAGHYETRLPVSESQDEFDMLARQFNLVLDTLELNLRAVRGVTDNIAHDLRTPLSHLRIGIELLSQKPASELADATAELLEELDHCLGTFDAMLSLTRIEEGQQTLDLQPVSLQQICQDLFEMAEVIAESRDQMLNISLEDDVYVNGDKYLLFQALFNLVDNAIKYSPDGATISIKQQGKHIQISDNGPGIIDEDKERVFDRLVRLDPSRHYKGTGLGLSMVKAILSRHKATISLHDNHPGLLVSIHFK is encoded by the coding sequence ATGTTGGTGCTTAGTCTCTATCGACAGTTAGTTATTGAGCAACAAAATCAAGTAGACAAACACCTTGCTGCAGAAATGCAGCGCTATCAACAGTTAGCATTAACGGTAAACCGTCGCAGCTTTGCGGCTCAAATTCGTGCGGCCGATCCAAAAACGGCATTGATTGCTTGGCGCAACAGTGTAGATATGGTGGGCGCGCTGACATTTTTACCCGAAAACATGCCACAACTGCCTGAAACCAAAGATTTCCCTATTTTTACGGGCGGCCCAGATAAGCTGCATATCCTGACCGGCGGTCTGGTTATTACCCGTTATGGCCCTGTGCTCATCGCCACCCGAACCGATCAGCTTGCAACCTTAATTGAGAAATTTATTAATGCGGCATTTTGGGCGGTGGCATTTACCTTAGGGCTTACACTCGCGTTGGGTTATATTTTCTCAAAAGCAATTCTTAGACGATTGGTCGAATATAACCGCTTAAGTGAACAAATTGAAGCAGGACATTATGAAACGCGTTTACCTGTCAGTGAAAGCCAAGACGAATTTGATATGCTTGCACGGCAATTTAATTTGGTACTGGACACTTTAGAGCTAAACCTTCGTGCTGTTCGTGGTGTGACCGATAACATTGCTCATGACTTACGTACGCCATTATCGCATTTACGTATTGGTATTGAGCTATTGTCGCAAAAGCCAGCCTCTGAGCTTGCTGACGCCACAGCTGAGTTACTCGAAGAGTTAGATCATTGTCTTGGGACTTTTGATGCCATGTTATCGTTAACACGCATTGAAGAAGGCCAGCAAACACTTGATTTGCAGCCTGTGAGCTTACAACAGATTTGCCAAGATTTATTTGAAATGGCTGAGGTGATTGCAGAGAGTCGCGATCAAATGTTGAATATTAGTCTAGAAGATGATGTTTACGTGAATGGCGATAAATATTTGCTATTCCAAGCACTGTTCAATCTAGTGGATAACGCGATTAAATATTCCCCTGACGGTGCAACAATAAGTATTAAACAGCAGGGTAAGCATATTCAAATTAGTGATAACGGGCCAGGTATTATTGACGAAGATAAAGAGCGGGTATTCGATCGTTTAGTCCGCTTAGATCCTAGCCGTCATTATAAAGGAACCGGTTTAGGGTTATCTATGGTTAAAGCTATTTTATCTCGTCATAAAGCGACCATTTCATTACACGATAATCACCCCGGTTTGTTGGTGAGTATTCACTTTAAATAA
- a CDS encoding response regulator transcription factor has protein sequence MRILLVEDDATTLKYVADGFTAQNYQVDSATDGQEGLTLAKHNQYDLLILDRMLPKLDGLTLLSALRTSGNKTPVLILSALSHVDERVKGLRAGGDDYMTKPFAFTELLVRAEKLAQRNVVEPAATDIEVGSLKMELLTRKVTLDDSELMLQPKEFQLLKYLMEHPNQVVSRTLLFEAVWDYHFDPRTNVIDVHIAKLRRKFEELGHGELIETVRGAGYRLCKRH, from the coding sequence ATGCGTATTTTATTGGTTGAAGATGATGCTACTACATTAAAGTATGTAGCCGATGGATTTACTGCTCAGAATTATCAAGTTGATAGCGCGACGGATGGCCAAGAAGGTCTCACGTTAGCGAAACATAACCAGTATGATTTACTGATCCTTGATCGCATGTTGCCAAAACTTGATGGTTTAACATTGTTGTCAGCGCTGCGAACCAGCGGTAATAAAACACCTGTGTTAATTTTGTCGGCGTTAAGCCACGTTGATGAACGTGTAAAAGGTTTGCGCGCTGGTGGTGATGACTATATGACTAAGCCATTTGCCTTTACTGAATTATTAGTGCGTGCGGAGAAGCTTGCACAACGTAATGTCGTTGAACCTGCAGCCACTGATATTGAAGTGGGCAGTTTAAAGATGGAGTTATTAACCCGTAAAGTCACCCTTGATGATAGCGAGTTAATGCTACAACCTAAAGAATTTCAATTGCTTAAATATTTAATGGAACATCCTAATCAAGTGGTTAGCCGGACATTATTATTTGAAGCGGTATGGGACTATCATTTTGATCCTCGTACCAACGTCATTGATGTACATATTGCCAAGTTACGTCGCAAGTTTGAAGAACTTGGCCATGGTGAATTAATTGAAACGGTTAGAGGGGCAGGATATCGCCTTTGTAAAAGGCATTAA
- a CDS encoding ABC transporter ATP-binding protein yields the protein MAPHNADLTCDISQTFPIPLEAHFSCRAGEVLAVVGPSGGGKTTLLRMIAGLTLPQHGQIHCGDAVWFDEQQSISLTPQQRHIGYLPQHFGLFPHLSALDNVISGLDHIPKALRKPRALDWLDRVNLHGFPNRLPAQLSGGQRQRVALARALAREPAILLLDEPFSAVDKETRERLYIELARLKQQLSIPVVMVTHDTHEALLLADKMILISQGKMLQHGEPFEVISHPNDEAVARQMGLRNIFDGQVIEQDFERNMTTFTLGHELIVSDSAPKLTIGQTIRWVIPNQGIRFNTISSGRLCKSINKLEVLIESVLIMGESSRVMASVIDVGSIINADVPTHLVRKLALEAGVKTTIALKSDQIHILNP from the coding sequence ATGGCGCCTCACAACGCTGATCTTACATGTGATATTTCACAAACATTTCCCATCCCACTTGAAGCGCACTTCAGTTGTCGGGCTGGTGAAGTGTTAGCTGTCGTTGGCCCTTCTGGTGGAGGTAAAACGACCTTGCTTAGAATGATTGCCGGTTTAACCTTACCTCAGCATGGTCAGATTCATTGTGGTGATGCGGTGTGGTTTGATGAACAACAATCTATTTCTTTGACCCCTCAGCAAAGGCATATTGGCTATTTGCCGCAGCACTTTGGTTTGTTCCCGCATTTATCAGCGTTAGATAATGTCATTTCTGGGCTTGACCATATACCCAAAGCATTGCGTAAACCGCGTGCGCTAGATTGGTTAGATCGTGTCAACTTACATGGTTTTCCTAATCGTTTACCTGCTCAATTGTCTGGTGGACAACGCCAACGTGTAGCACTCGCTCGCGCCCTAGCTCGAGAGCCTGCTATCTTGCTGCTTGATGAACCTTTTTCAGCAGTAGATAAAGAAACTCGTGAGCGCTTATATATTGAGCTCGCTCGCTTAAAACAACAATTATCTATTCCCGTAGTTATGGTCACGCACGACACCCATGAGGCCTTGTTATTGGCCGATAAGATGATATTGATTAGTCAGGGAAAAATGCTCCAGCACGGCGAGCCGTTTGAGGTGATCTCTCATCCAAATGACGAAGCGGTGGCAAGGCAAATGGGCTTGAGAAATATTTTTGACGGTCAAGTGATCGAGCAAGATTTTGAACGTAACATGACTACGTTTACACTGGGTCATGAATTGATTGTTAGCGACAGTGCCCCAAAATTAACTATTGGGCAAACTATTCGCTGGGTTATTCCAAATCAAGGCATCCGCTTTAATACCATTAGCAGTGGCCGTTTATGTAAAAGCATAAATAAGTTAGAAGTGCTGATTGAGTCGGTGCTGATAATGGGTGAGTCTTCGAGAGTAATGGCGTCGGTGATCGATGTCGGATCAATCATCAATGCCGATGTGCCTACACATCTAGTCCGTAAGTTAGCGCTCGAGGCCGGAGTGAAAACGACTATTGCACTAAAGTCCGATCAAATTCATATTCTGAACCCGTAA
- the modB gene encoding molybdate ABC transporter permease subunit: protein MDWQALWLSVKLSCFTVILLIPLSIFVGRELAYRQFKGKSWLEALIMVPLVLPPTVIGYYLLVGLGNQSIIGQWVEQLTGQQLVFHFSGLVIASIIVNIPFAVQPIQRAFETIPIDIRDAAACCGMSRLRIFFRVELPMVWPGVLTAVVLCFSHVLGEFGVVLMLGGNIAGETKTISISIYDSVQAFDFDSAGMMSLVLLVFAVSALALTTSMSRRLGGHHGASQR from the coding sequence ATGGATTGGCAAGCTCTGTGGTTGTCGGTCAAATTGAGCTGTTTTACGGTGATTTTACTCATTCCACTGTCCATTTTTGTCGGCCGCGAATTAGCTTATCGCCAGTTTAAAGGTAAATCATGGCTCGAAGCCTTAATCATGGTGCCATTAGTGTTGCCACCTACGGTCATAGGTTATTACTTATTGGTAGGTTTAGGTAACCAGAGCATTATCGGTCAATGGGTTGAGCAGTTAACTGGGCAACAACTGGTATTTCATTTTTCTGGCTTAGTGATAGCCTCTATTATCGTCAATATTCCCTTTGCCGTTCAGCCGATTCAGCGTGCGTTTGAAACCATTCCTATCGATATTCGCGATGCAGCTGCGTGTTGCGGCATGAGCCGATTGCGTATCTTTTTCCGAGTAGAACTACCCATGGTTTGGCCTGGTGTATTAACGGCCGTGGTGCTATGTTTTTCCCATGTTTTGGGTGAATTTGGTGTAGTGTTAATGTTGGGTGGAAACATTGCAGGTGAAACCAAAACCATCTCAATATCGATTTATGATAGTGTGCAGGCATTCGATTTTGATTCGGCTGGAATGATGTCTCTGGTTTTATTAGTGTTTGCAGTGAGTGCGTTGGCACTGACCACCAGTATGTCGAGGCGTTTAGGAGGGCATCATGGCGCCTCACAACGCTGA